Proteins from a genomic interval of Coccinella septempunctata chromosome 2, icCocSept1.1, whole genome shotgun sequence:
- the LOC123307642 gene encoding uncharacterized protein LOC123307642 gives MFKLLIFLIILRILCDAEENLILLTKKRSSFLDTYRSYASLAIFQVDVPPKITFVSFKLSAEPFDLSIFGCSPEKVYVYAKKGSIPLLNPDNSRNPKWARNITKSELYGLELLTDKEYGYINISAPTPGLYYFAAFFPYVNPDKVAIKQKGLSQHCTAFINILVYIAKATNLRLLTENYSYHIESRKNARYYYQFSATPNMKEMILRIRNMKGFDHSTNVTLRLSCDSLPSEDKFLETKTINSTRNKIDIPYWLNKDGQYFLEFDFSKNIDGETSLDFTLDAISIDYTFKKRNLRTFLSSKLDPSHYKSAIIDYYENPHTRSVDSYTSYELIKESGSEAFLYTYNINHEEEKEFMVPIPLNLTSGDFSVLKFKIEDIIDIGGTFEFSIDFRTQSNKAGHVIFSEEAVDQIIIGCISQDMYQIPTLPRFCEYNGVKTVAPVVINNTVDNSTVLIPFPESGIWYATIKLFCKPCRNCPCYKKCSEKLRTCISKCSCDTIFSCNACSRSCKARLQKQVDCRNCNCDDNCANTQASCTSSIMFDLSSFPCIMGRCGPNGRCQYVLVDGYIFSACQCRNKYRGMDCTDDSDATPFWKVVLGQFLLISSNAIMLPCVYLAFKRKYYPEGVMYLFVFIFSSFYHACDVGDDAIQFCITSHSSLQFADFFNALLSIWATMLVISDLKPKHRAILHVLAAIILAYCTVIDKTGVWIFLLITIPGVAIIGICWYFKFRKSGRNFIRKKYLKFYFSSGVIVMLIGVMIFAFFQTSGNYMYLHSLWHCIVGITVIIILPRPDTFLPLEHPRLEEHS, from the exons ATGTTTAAATTactgatttttttaattatactgCGGATTCTATGTGATGCTGAGGAAAACCTAATACTATTAACTAAAAAACGCTCTTCTTTTCTCGACACTTACAGAAGTTATGCAAGTTTGGCAATTTTTCAAGTAGATGTGCCTCCAAAAATAACATTTGTTTCTTTTAAATTATCTGCTGAACCCTTTGATCTCTCCATTTTTG gGTGTTCTCCTGAAAAAGTGTATGTATATGCGAAGAAAGGTTCAATTCCTTTATTGAACCCTGATAACTCGAGAAATCCAAAATGGGCCAGAAATATCACAAAGTCTGAACTTTATGGATTGGAATTATTGACTGATAAAGAATATGGGTATATTAATATATCTGCTCCAACTCCAGGATTATACTATTTTGCTGCTTTTTTTCCTTATGTGAACCCTGATAAAGTTGCCATAAAACAAAAAG gattATCTCAGCATTGCACTGCGTTCATTAACATTTTGGTCTACATTGCTAAAGCAACGAATTTGAGATTACTTACAGAGAATTATAGTTATCATATAGAATCAAGAAAAAATGCAAGATACTATTATCAATTTTCTGCTACCCCAAACATGAAAGAAATGATTTTGAGAATAAGAAATATGAAAGGATTTGACCATTCTACCAATGTTACTCTTCGTTTGAGTTGTGACAGCTTGCCTTCAGAGGATAAATTTTTAGAAACAAAGACAATAAATTCAACTCGTAATAAGATAGATATACCTTACTGGTTAAATAAAGATGGACAATACTTTTTGGAATTCGATTTCAGCAAAAATATTGATGGGGAAACATCACTTGATTTCACTTTGGATGCTATCAGTATAGATTACACCTTCAAGAAACGAAATTTACGTACATTTTTGAGTAGTAAATTAGATCCATCACACTACAAGAGTGCCATAATTGACTATTATGAAAATCCTCACACAAGATCAGTCGACTCCTACACATCATACGAATTAATCAAGGAATCTGGTTCTGAAGCATTTTTGTACACATATAACATAAACCACGAAGAGGAGAAAGAATTTATGGTTCCTATTCCTCTGAATTTAACAAGtggagatttttcagttttgaaatttaaaattgaGGACATAATTGATATAGGGGGTACCTTCGAATTCAGTATAGATTTCAGAACTCAATCTAACAAAGCAGGTCATGTTATTTTTTCCGAAGAAGCTGTTGATCAAATTATTATAGGATGTATTAGTCAAGATATGTATCAAATACCGACCCTACCTCGTTTTTGTGAATACAATGGAGTAAAGACTGTAGCTCCAGTTGTTATTAATAATACTGTTGACAATTCAACTGTTTTAATACCATTTCCAGAGTCTGGAATATGGTATGCAACTATTAAACTATTCTGCAAGCCCTGTAGGAATTGCCCATGTTATAAAAAGTGTAGCGAAAAACTGAGAACTTGTATTTCAAAGTGTAGCTGTGATACTATATTTTCTTGCAATGCATGTTCAAGGAGCTGTAAAGCAAGACTGCAGAAGCAAGTTGATTGCAGGAATTGTAATTGTGATGACAATTGTGCAAATACTCAAGCATCTTGCACTAGTTCTATTATGTTCGATCTGAGTTCTTTTCCATGTATCATGGGGAGATGTGGACCAAATGGACGATGTCAATACGTCTTAGTTGATGGTTATATTTTTTCTGCTTGTCAATGCAGGAATAAATATAGAG GAATGGATTGCACAGATGACTCAGATGCTACTCCGTTTTGGAAAGTAGTACTTGGGCAATTTTTGCTCATTTCTAGTAACGCCATTATGCTGCCATGCGTTTATTTAGCCTTCAAAAGGAAATATTATCCGGAAGGAGTGATGTATCTGTTTGTATTTATATTTTCCTCATTTTATCATGCTTGTGATGTCGGGGACGATGCCATTCAGTTTTGTATTACATCCCATTCAAGTCTCCAGTTTGCAGACTTTTTTAACGCACTTCTTTCAATTTGGGCTACAATGCTTGTAATATCAGATCTTAAGCCAAAGCATAGGGCCATCCTTCATGTGCTGGCCGCTATTATATTGGCTTATTGTACTGTTATTGATAAAACAGGTGTTTGGATATTTTTACTGATCACAATCCCTGGTGTAGCCATAATAGGAATATGCTGGTACTTCAAATTTAGGAAATCTGGTAGAAATttcattagaaaaaaatatctgaaattttatttttctagcGGCGTCATTGTTATGCTTATAGGAGTAATGATTTTTGCATTTTTCCAAACTAGTGGAAATTATATGTATTTACATAGTCTTTGGCATTGTATTGTTGGTATCACAGTGATTATAATACTGCCACGTCCTGATACATTCCTTCCTTTAGAACATCCCCGATTAGAGGAACATTCATGA